A stretch of Vespula vulgaris chromosome 5, iyVesVulg1.1, whole genome shotgun sequence DNA encodes these proteins:
- the LOC127064250 gene encoding uncharacterized protein LOC127064250: protein MLPSSRSTWKSAYYYNADNSYAFYRTTDINLEDANKSVKPARTLKFVPRSSSTRNYSPQRKHIPRTIRLTEYQEAVLEDQFKRWPRAPHTGDIVLLAAETGLSEDDVQDWYAIRLAQWRKEQGLGGNLGLH from the exons ATGCTTCCATCATCGAGAAGTACGTGGAAATCAGCATACTATTACAATGCCGATAACAGTTACGCTTTTTATCGTACCACCGATATTAATTTGGAAGATGCGAATAAATCGGTTAAACCAG CGAGAACATTAAAGTTTGTACCACGAAGCAGCAGTACTCGAAACTATTCTCCTCAGAGGAAACATATTCCTCGAACGATTCGTTTGACAGAATATCAGGAAGCTGTACTTGAGGATCAATTTAAAAGATGGCCAAGGGCACCTCATACAGGTGATATTGTTCTGTTGGCAGCGGAGACAGGCCTGTCCGAAGATGACGTCCAg GATTGGTACGCTATAAGATTGGCTCAATGGAGAAAGGAACAAGGTCTTGGTGGAAATCTAGGATTGCACTGA